The following are encoded together in the Pseudomonas sp. IB20 genome:
- a CDS encoding YicC/YloC family endoribonuclease: MVHSMTAFARVEKAGVQGTLSWELRSVNSRYLEPHLRLPESFRDLEGAVREALRQGISRGKLECTLRFTEETTGKPLQVDRDRAAQLVAAAETIASLIKQPAALNPLEVLAWPGVLVADATDPQALNAEALALFTQGLKELKAGREREGAELARLINERLTSIEDDVVTLRELVPQMLATQRQKVLDRFTDMKADLDPTRLEQEMVLLAQKSDVAEELDRLSTHILEVRRVLKSAGAAGRRLDFLMQELNREANTLGSKAFDPRSTTAAVNLKVLIEQMREQVQNIE; this comes from the coding sequence ATGGTGCACAGCATGACCGCCTTCGCCCGCGTCGAAAAAGCCGGCGTCCAAGGCACCCTGAGCTGGGAACTGCGCTCGGTCAACAGCCGTTACCTGGAGCCGCACCTGCGCCTGCCGGAATCTTTCCGTGACCTCGAAGGTGCGGTACGTGAAGCGCTGCGCCAGGGTATCTCCCGTGGCAAGCTGGAATGCACCCTGCGCTTTACCGAAGAAACCACCGGCAAACCGCTGCAGGTCGACCGCGACCGCGCTGCGCAATTGGTCGCCGCCGCCGAAACCATCGCCAGCCTGATCAAGCAGCCCGCCGCGCTGAACCCGCTGGAAGTGCTGGCCTGGCCCGGCGTACTGGTAGCCGACGCCACCGACCCGCAAGCCCTCAACGCCGAAGCCCTCGCCCTGTTCACCCAGGGTTTGAAGGAGCTCAAGGCCGGCCGCGAACGTGAAGGCGCCGAACTGGCGCGCCTGATCAACGAGCGCCTGACCTCGATTGAAGATGACGTGGTCACCCTACGCGAGCTGGTGCCGCAGATGCTCGCTACCCAGCGCCAGAAGGTCCTGGACCGCTTCACCGACATGAAGGCCGACCTCGACCCGACGCGCCTGGAGCAGGAAATGGTCCTGCTGGCGCAGAAGAGTGACGTGGCCGAAGAGCTCGACCGCCTGAGCACCCACATCCTCGAAGTGCGCCGCGTGCTCAAGTCCGCCGGTGCCGCCGGTCGGCGCCTGGACTTCCTGATGCAGGAACTCAACCGCGAAGCCAATACACTGGGCTCCAAGGCGTTTGATCCGCGCAGCACGACAGCTGCGGTCAACCTCAAAGTGTTGATCGAGCAGATGCGCGAACAAGTACAGAATATTGAGTAA
- a CDS encoding ABC transporter substrate-binding protein, producing the protein MRLAALPLLLVPLFIAPTALAATSLSVCTEASPEGFDVVQYNSLTTTNASADVLMNRLVDYDATHGKLVPSLADSWEVSPDGLTYTFKLHPGVKFHRTEYFTPSRSLTAEDVRFSFERMLDPANPWHKIAQSGFPHAQSLQLPTLVKKIDALDPLTVRFTLDHADSTFLAALSMGFASIYPAEYADKLLKAGRPEKLNSQPIGTGPFVFVRFQKDAVVRYKANPEYFAGKPAVDNLIFAITPDANVRLQKLHRDECQIALSPKPLDVGEAEKDPALKVEKTAAFMTAFVAINSQHPPLDKPEVRQAINLAFDKNSYLKAVFEGTAEAANGIYPPNTWSYAKDLPGYPHDIAKAKTLLDRAGLKDGFKTTLWTRPTGSLLNPNPNLGAQLLQADLAKIGIQAEIRVIEWGELIRRAKAGEHDLLFMGWAGDNGDPDNFLTPQFSCAAVKSGTNFARYCDPALDKLISAGKTTSEQGVRSKLYQQAQAQIQQQALWLPLAHPTAFALARKNVEGYQVSPFGRQDYSKVSIKP; encoded by the coding sequence ATGCGCCTCGCAGCCCTACCGCTATTGCTAGTCCCTCTATTTATCGCGCCGACGGCCCTGGCGGCTACCAGTTTGAGCGTTTGCACCGAGGCCAGCCCCGAAGGGTTCGATGTGGTGCAATACAACTCGCTGACCACCACCAATGCCTCGGCCGACGTACTGATGAACCGCCTGGTGGACTACGACGCCACCCACGGCAAGCTGGTGCCGAGCCTCGCGGACAGCTGGGAAGTCTCGCCGGATGGCCTGACATACACGTTCAAGCTGCACCCAGGCGTGAAATTCCACCGCACCGAATACTTCACCCCAAGCCGCAGCCTGACCGCCGAAGACGTGCGTTTCAGCTTTGAACGCATGCTCGACCCGGCCAACCCGTGGCACAAGATCGCGCAGAGCGGTTTCCCGCATGCGCAGTCGCTGCAATTGCCGACACTGGTCAAGAAAATCGACGCCCTCGACCCGCTGACCGTGCGCTTCACTCTCGATCACGCCGATTCGACCTTCCTCGCCGCCCTGAGCATGGGCTTTGCTTCGATCTACCCGGCCGAATACGCCGACAAGCTGCTCAAGGCCGGCAGGCCTGAAAAGCTCAATAGCCAGCCGATCGGCACCGGTCCGTTTGTGTTCGTACGCTTTCAGAAAGATGCGGTGGTTCGCTACAAAGCCAACCCGGAGTACTTCGCCGGCAAACCGGCTGTGGATAACTTAATCTTTGCCATTACCCCGGATGCCAACGTGCGGCTGCAGAAACTGCACCGTGACGAATGCCAGATCGCCCTATCGCCTAAGCCTTTAGACGTAGGCGAAGCCGAGAAAGACCCGGCATTGAAGGTGGAAAAAACCGCCGCCTTCATGACTGCCTTCGTGGCCATCAACAGCCAGCACCCACCACTGGACAAGCCCGAAGTGCGCCAGGCAATCAACCTGGCGTTCGACAAAAACAGCTACCTCAAAGCCGTGTTTGAAGGCACCGCCGAAGCGGCCAATGGCATTTACCCACCCAATACCTGGAGCTATGCCAAGGACTTGCCGGGTTATCCACACGACATCGCCAAGGCCAAGACGCTGCTAGACCGCGCCGGGCTCAAGGACGGCTTCAAAACCACCCTCTGGACCCGCCCAACCGGCAGCCTGCTGAACCCCAACCCCAACCTCGGTGCACAGCTGTTGCAGGCAGACCTGGCCAAGATCGGCATCCAGGCCGAGATTCGCGTGATCGAGTGGGGCGAACTGATTCGCCGCGCCAAGGCCGGTGAACATGACCTGCTGTTCATGGGCTGGGCCGGCGACAACGGTGACCCGGATAACTTCCTCACCCCACAGTTCTCCTGCGCGGCAGTAAAATCCGGTACCAACTTCGCGCGCTACTGCGACCCCGCGCTGGACAAACTGATCAGCGCCGGCAAGACCACCAGCGAGCAAGGCGTGCGTAGCAAGCTGTACCAACAGGCTCAGGCGCAGATCCAGCAGCAGGCCTTGTGGCTGCCGCTGGCGCACCCGACCGCGTTCGCCCTGGCCCGCAAGAATGTCGAGGGGTATCAGGTAAGCCCGTTCGGGCGCCAGGATTACTCCAAGGTCAGCATCAAGCCTTAA
- the argB gene encoding acetylglutamate kinase produces the protein MTLEREAAANTAKVLSEALPYIRRYVGKTLVIKYGGNAMESDELKTGFARDIVLMKAVGINPVVVHGGGPQIGDLLKRLSIESHFIDGMRVTDAQTMDVVEMVLGGQVNKDIVNLINRHGGSAIGLTGKDAELIRAKKLTVTRQTPEMTQPEIIDIGQVGEVIGINTDLLNLLVKGDFIPVIAPIGVGANGESYNINADLVAGKVAEALKAEKLMLLTNIAGLMDKEGKVLTGLTTQQVDELIADGTIYGGMLPKIRCALEAVQGGVGSSLILDGRVPNAILLEIFTDTGVGTLISNRKRP, from the coding sequence ATGACCCTCGAACGCGAAGCCGCTGCCAATACTGCCAAGGTCCTGTCCGAAGCGTTGCCTTACATTCGACGCTACGTCGGCAAGACGCTGGTGATCAAGTACGGCGGCAATGCCATGGAAAGCGACGAGCTGAAAACCGGCTTTGCCCGCGACATCGTGTTGATGAAAGCCGTCGGGATCAACCCGGTGGTGGTGCACGGTGGTGGCCCGCAAATCGGCGACCTGCTCAAGCGCTTGTCGATCGAGAGTCACTTCATCGATGGCATGCGCGTCACTGACGCGCAGACCATGGACGTGGTGGAGATGGTCCTCGGCGGCCAGGTCAACAAAGACATCGTCAACCTGATCAACCGTCATGGCGGCAGCGCCATCGGCCTGACCGGCAAGGACGCGGAGTTGATCCGCGCAAAAAAACTGACCGTTACCCGTCAGACGCCGGAGATGACCCAGCCGGAAATCATCGACATCGGCCAGGTAGGCGAAGTGATCGGCATCAACACCGACCTGCTGAACCTGCTGGTCAAAGGCGACTTCATCCCAGTGATCGCGCCAATCGGCGTGGGTGCCAATGGTGAGTCTTACAACATCAACGCCGATCTGGTAGCCGGTAAGGTGGCTGAGGCGCTGAAAGCTGAAAAGCTGATGCTGCTGACCAACATCGCCGGCTTGATGGACAAGGAAGGCAAGGTGCTGACCGGCCTGACTACCCAGCAAGTGGACGAGTTGATCGCCGACGGCACCATCTACGGCGGCATGCTGCCGAAGATCCGTTGCGCACTGGAAGCAGTGCAAGGCGGCGTGGGTAGCTCGCTGATTCTGGATGGCCGCGTGCCAAATGCAATCCTGCTGGAAATCTTCACCGATACCGGTGTGGGCACGCTGATCAGCAACCGCAAGCGTCCTTAA
- the rph gene encoding ribonuclease PH, with protein sequence MKRPSGRAADQLRSIRITRNYTKHAEGSVLVEFGDTKVICTVSVENGVPRFLKGQGQGWLTAEYGMLPRATGERNQREASRGKQGGRTLEIQRLIGRSLRAALDMSKLGDVTLYVDCDVIQADGGTRTASITGAMVALADALKVIKKRGGLKAGDPLKQMIAAVSVGMYQGEPVLDLDYLEDSAAETDLNVVMTSTGGFIEVQGTAEGAPFQPADLNAMLALAQKGMTEIFELQNAALAD encoded by the coding sequence ATGAAACGTCCAAGTGGTCGCGCTGCCGATCAGCTCCGCTCGATCCGCATCACCCGCAACTACACCAAACACGCCGAGGGATCTGTACTGGTCGAGTTTGGCGATACCAAGGTGATCTGCACCGTCAGCGTCGAAAACGGCGTGCCGCGTTTCCTCAAGGGCCAGGGCCAGGGTTGGTTGACCGCCGAGTACGGCATGCTGCCGCGCGCCACCGGCGAACGTAACCAGCGTGAAGCCAGCCGCGGCAAGCAAGGCGGCCGCACCCTGGAAATCCAGCGTCTGATCGGTCGCTCCCTGCGCGCAGCCCTGGACATGTCCAAGCTGGGCGACGTGACCCTGTACGTCGATTGCGACGTTATCCAGGCTGACGGCGGCACCCGCACTGCCTCCATCACCGGCGCCATGGTGGCCCTGGCTGACGCACTGAAAGTGATCAAGAAGCGTGGCGGCCTGAAAGCCGGCGACCCGCTCAAGCAGATGATCGCCGCCGTGTCGGTTGGCATGTACCAAGGCGAGCCTGTGCTGGACCTGGACTACCTGGAAGACTCGGCCGCCGAGACCGACCTGAACGTGGTGATGACCAGCACCGGTGGTTTCATCGAAGTGCAGGGCACCGCCGAAGGCGCGCCATTCCAGCCGGCCGACCTGAATGCCATGCTGGCCCTGGCCCAGAAAGGTATGACCGAAATCTTCGAACTGCAGAACGCCGCGCTGGCTGACTGA
- the gmk gene encoding guanylate kinase, whose amino-acid sequence MTHSTGTLYIISAPSGAGKSSLVKALTDADEQIRISVSHTTRAMRPGEVNGVHYHFVERTEFVKMIEHGDFLERAEVFGNLYGTSQSHLQQTLDEGHDLILEIDWQGAEQVRQLMPKARSIFILPPSLEALHQRLTNRGQDSDEIIEGRMREAVSEMSHYVDYDYLIINDDFAHALDDLKAIFRTNQLQQKRQQQRFGKLLAELLG is encoded by the coding sequence ATGACCCACAGCACCGGCACCCTTTACATCATTTCCGCCCCTTCGGGCGCGGGCAAGAGCAGCCTGGTCAAGGCCCTGACCGACGCTGACGAGCAGATCCGCATCTCGGTCTCACACACCACCCGCGCCATGCGCCCGGGTGAGGTGAACGGCGTGCACTATCACTTCGTCGAGCGTACCGAGTTCGTGAAGATGATCGAGCACGGCGACTTCCTCGAGCGCGCCGAAGTCTTCGGCAACCTCTACGGCACTTCGCAAAGCCATCTGCAGCAGACCCTGGACGAAGGCCACGACCTGATCCTGGAAATCGACTGGCAGGGCGCCGAGCAAGTGCGTCAGCTGATGCCCAAAGCCCGCTCGATCTTCATCCTGCCGCCGTCGCTCGAAGCCTTGCACCAGCGCCTGACCAACCGTGGCCAGGACAGCGACGAGATCATCGAAGGCCGCATGCGTGAAGCCGTCAGCGAAATGAGCCACTACGTCGACTACGACTACCTGATCATCAATGACGATTTTGCCCACGCTTTGGACGATTTGAAGGCGATTTTCCGCACCAATCAGCTCCAGCAAAAGCGCCAACAGCAGCGTTTCGGCAAATTACTCGCCGAACTGCTCGGCTGA
- the dut gene encoding dUTP diphosphatase → MHALQAKILDPRIGNEFPLPAYATPGSAGLDLRAMLKEDTVLEPGQTILIPTGLSIYVGDPGLAALILPRSGLGHKHGIVLGNLVGLIDSDYQGELMVSCWNRGQTAFNIAVGERIAQLVLVPVVQAHFELVQEFDETQRGAGGFGHSGSH, encoded by the coding sequence ATGCACGCTTTGCAAGCCAAGATTCTCGACCCCCGCATCGGCAACGAATTCCCACTGCCGGCCTACGCCACCCCAGGCTCCGCCGGGCTGGACCTGCGCGCCATGCTCAAGGAAGACACGGTCCTCGAGCCGGGCCAGACCATTCTGATTCCCACCGGCTTGTCGATCTATGTGGGCGACCCGGGCTTGGCGGCACTGATCCTGCCGCGCTCCGGTCTGGGCCACAAACACGGTATCGTGCTGGGCAACCTCGTTGGCCTGATCGACTCCGATTACCAGGGCGAGCTGATGGTATCGTGCTGGAACCGTGGCCAAACCGCCTTCAACATTGCTGTCGGCGAACGCATCGCCCAACTGGTACTGGTGCCGGTGGTGCAGGCGCACTTCGAACTGGTTCAGGAGTTCGACGAGACCCAGCGCGGCGCAGGCGGTTTTGGGCATTCCGGCAGTCACTGA
- the coaBC gene encoding bifunctional phosphopantothenoylcysteine decarboxylase/phosphopantothenate--cysteine ligase CoaBC, which produces MQRLYRKRIVLGVGGGIAAYKSAELVRRLLDQGAEVRVVMTRGGSEFITPLTMQALSGHPVHLDLLDPAAEAAMGHIELAKWADLVLIAPATADLIARLAQGIADDLLTTLVLATDATVAIAPAMNQAMWRDPATQANTQLLQSRGLKVFGPASGSQACGDVGMGRMLEATDLALCAAECFQHLALTGKHVLITAGPTQENIDPVRYITNHSSGKMGFALAEAAVEAGARVTLITGPVHLPTPDRVTRIDVVSARDMLAACEAAIPCDLFIASAAVADYRPEVVAPQKLKKDPTSGDGLLLQMVRNPDILATIATRPDRPFSVGFAAETEHLLDYAARKLKDKNLDLIVANDVANPSIGFNSEENAISVIDRELHATVFAQTSKGKIARQLISFIAQRLNQV; this is translated from the coding sequence ATGCAGCGTCTGTATCGGAAACGCATCGTTCTCGGCGTCGGCGGCGGCATTGCCGCCTACAAGAGCGCAGAGCTGGTTCGCAGGCTCCTGGACCAAGGCGCCGAAGTGCGCGTGGTCATGACCCGCGGTGGCAGTGAATTCATCACCCCGCTGACCATGCAAGCCCTGTCCGGCCACCCGGTTCACCTCGACCTGCTGGACCCGGCGGCAGAAGCCGCGATGGGCCATATCGAGCTGGCCAAATGGGCCGACCTGGTACTCATCGCCCCGGCAACCGCCGACCTGATCGCCCGCCTCGCCCAAGGCATCGCCGATGACCTGCTGACCACTTTGGTTCTGGCAACCGACGCCACCGTCGCCATTGCCCCGGCCATGAACCAGGCCATGTGGCGCGACCCGGCCACCCAGGCGAACACCCAACTCCTGCAAAGCCGAGGCCTCAAAGTGTTCGGCCCCGCGTCCGGCAGCCAGGCCTGCGGCGATGTCGGCATGGGCCGCATGCTCGAAGCCACCGACCTGGCGCTGTGCGCCGCCGAGTGCTTCCAGCACCTGGCCCTGACCGGCAAGCACGTGCTGATCACTGCCGGCCCGACCCAGGAAAACATCGACCCGGTGCGCTACATCACCAACCATAGCTCAGGAAAAATGGGCTTTGCCTTGGCGGAAGCGGCGGTCGAGGCAGGCGCGCGCGTCACCTTGATCACCGGTCCGGTGCATTTGCCGACGCCTGATCGGGTCACGCGCATCGACGTAGTCAGCGCCCGAGACATGCTGGCGGCCTGTGAGGCAGCGATTCCCTGCGATCTGTTTATCGCGTCGGCAGCGGTCGCGGACTACCGCCCGGAAGTCGTCGCCCCGCAAAAGCTTAAGAAAGACCCTACAAGTGGCGACGGCCTGCTCCTGCAAATGGTGCGCAACCCGGACATTCTGGCAACTATCGCCACGCGCCCAGACCGCCCGTTCAGCGTCGGCTTTGCCGCCGAAACCGAACATCTGCTGGACTACGCCGCACGCAAATTGAAAGATAAAAACCTCGACCTGATCGTTGCCAATGATGTCGCCAACCCGAGCATCGGCTTCAACAGTGAGGAAAATGCCATCAGCGTGATCGACCGCGAGTTGCACGCCACCGTTTTCGCCCAGACCAGCAAGGGCAAGATTGCCCGCCAACTGATCTCATTTATCGCCCAACGGCTGAACCAGGTTTAA
- the pyrE gene encoding orotate phosphoribosyltransferase, with product MQAYQRDFIRFAIDRGVLRFGEFTLKSGRTSPYFFNAGLFNSGSALAQLGRFYAAAIVESGISFDVLFGPAYKGIPLAAATAVALAEHHGLDLPWCFNRKEAKAHGEGGSLVGAPLKGDVLIIDDVITAGTAIREVMQIIASQDGAKAAGVLIALNRQERGNGELSAIQEVERDFGIPVVSIVSLNQVLQFLEDDPQLKQHLPAVKAYREQFGV from the coding sequence ATGCAGGCGTATCAACGCGATTTCATTCGTTTTGCCATCGATCGCGGCGTTTTACGCTTCGGTGAGTTCACTTTGAAGTCCGGGCGCACCAGCCCTTACTTCTTCAATGCAGGCTTGTTCAACTCGGGTTCGGCCCTGGCTCAGCTGGGTCGTTTCTACGCGGCAGCCATCGTTGAAAGCGGTATTTCCTTCGACGTACTGTTCGGCCCAGCCTACAAGGGCATCCCTCTGGCGGCCGCGACTGCCGTGGCGTTGGCGGAACATCATGGGCTGGATTTGCCGTGGTGCTTCAACCGCAAAGAGGCCAAGGCTCATGGCGAAGGCGGCAGCCTGGTCGGGGCTCCACTCAAAGGCGACGTGCTGATCATCGACGACGTGATCACGGCCGGCACCGCCATCCGTGAAGTGATGCAGATCATCGCTTCCCAGGACGGTGCCAAGGCTGCCGGTGTGTTGATCGCACTGAACCGCCAGGAGCGCGGCAATGGCGAATTGTCGGCGATCCAGGAAGTGGAGCGTGATTTTGGCATTCCGGTAGTGAGCATTGTGTCGTTGAACCAGGTGCTGCAGTTCCTGGAAGACGATCCGCAGCTCAAGCAGCATTTGCCGGCGGTCAAGGCGTACCGCGAGCAGTTCGGCGTCTGA
- the rpoZ gene encoding DNA-directed RNA polymerase subunit omega, with protein sequence MARVTVEDCLEHVDNRFELVMLSTKRARQLATGGKEPLVQWENDKPTVVALREIAEGLMSYEFIANAEIVEDEPLFAAFEDESNEAV encoded by the coding sequence ATGGCCCGCGTAACCGTTGAAGACTGCCTAGAACACGTGGATAACCGCTTTGAGCTGGTCATGCTCTCTACCAAGCGTGCCCGTCAACTGGCCACTGGCGGCAAAGAGCCACTGGTCCAGTGGGAAAACGACAAGCCTACCGTTGTAGCCCTGCGTGAAATCGCTGAAGGCCTGATGAGCTACGAGTTCATCGCCAACGCCGAGATCGTTGAAGACGAACCGCTGTTTGCAGCGTTCGAGGACGAGTCCAACGAGGCCGTCTAA
- a CDS encoding DUF4870 domain-containing protein: MNDSQLPVPTPSYEVRQGAMLCHLAAFLGFVFPFGSVVGPLILWQMKKEVDPFIDDQGKEALNFQITVAIAWLVCIVLAFAVIGFFLMTALAIATVVLTIIGSIKANKGIAYRYPFTWRLVK, translated from the coding sequence ATGAATGACAGTCAACTTCCCGTGCCCACGCCTTCCTACGAAGTGCGTCAGGGAGCAATGTTGTGTCACCTCGCGGCGTTTCTGGGGTTTGTGTTCCCCTTCGGCAGTGTCGTAGGGCCGCTGATCCTGTGGCAGATGAAGAAAGAAGTGGACCCGTTCATTGATGATCAGGGCAAGGAAGCCTTGAACTTCCAGATCACCGTAGCCATTGCTTGGCTGGTTTGCATCGTGTTGGCCTTCGCGGTTATCGGCTTTTTCCTGATGACTGCCTTGGCGATTGCGACCGTGGTGCTGACCATCATCGGTTCGATCAAGGCCAACAAGGGGATCGCCTATCGCTATCCCTTTACCTGGCGGCTGGTCAAATAA
- a CDS encoding exodeoxyribonuclease III produces MRIISVNVNGIQAAVERGLLSWLQAQNADVICLQDTRASAFELDDPAFQLDGYFLYACDAEVPTQGGVALYSRLQPKAVISGLGFETADRYGRYLQADFDKVSIATLLLPSGQNGDEDLNQKFKLMDDFARYLDKQRRKRREYIYCGSLYVAQQKLDIKNWRDSQQSPGFLAPERAWMDEIVGNMGYVDALREVSREGDQYSWWPDNEQAEMLNLGWRFDYQLLTPGLRRFVRSARLPRQPRFSQHAPLIVDYDWTLTI; encoded by the coding sequence ATGCGGATCATCAGTGTGAACGTCAATGGTATTCAGGCTGCAGTCGAGCGTGGTTTGCTCAGTTGGCTGCAAGCACAGAATGCCGACGTCATCTGCCTGCAGGACACCCGCGCCTCCGCCTTTGAACTGGACGACCCAGCCTTCCAACTGGATGGCTACTTCCTTTATGCCTGCGATGCCGAAGTGCCCACCCAAGGTGGCGTGGCTTTGTACTCGCGGTTGCAACCCAAGGCGGTCATCAGCGGCCTCGGCTTCGAGACAGCCGACCGCTACGGGCGCTACCTGCAAGCCGATTTCGACAAGGTCAGCATCGCGACCTTGCTGCTCCCTTCGGGGCAGAACGGCGATGAAGACTTGAACCAGAAGTTCAAGCTAATGGACGATTTCGCCCGTTATCTGGATAAACAGCGACGCAAACGTCGCGAGTACATTTACTGTGGCTCGCTGTACGTGGCGCAACAAAAGCTGGATATCAAGAACTGGCGCGACAGCCAGCAATCCCCGGGCTTCCTGGCGCCGGAACGTGCCTGGATGGACGAGATTGTCGGCAACATGGGTTATGTCGATGCCCTGCGCGAAGTCAGCCGCGAAGGCGACCAGTACAGCTGGTGGCCGGATAACGAACAGGCTGAGATGCTCAACCTGGGCTGGCGTTTCGACTATCAGCTGCTGACACCTGGCCTGCGCCGCTTTGTTCGCAGCGCACGCCTGCCGCGTCAGCCACGGTTCTCGCAGCATGCGCCGCTGATCGTGGACTACGACTGGACACTGACCATCTAA
- the radC gene encoding RadC family protein yields the protein MSIRDWPVAERPREKLLEWGAASLSDAELLAIFLRTGVSGKSAVDLARHLLAQFGGLRPLLEASQTLFSRHLGLGPAKFAQLQAVLEMSRRHMAESLRKESVLESPLAVRDYLKALLRHEPHEIFGCLFLDSKHRVLGFEALFQGTIDAAVVYPRQVVKRALEYNAAALILCHNHPSGSVEPSAADRKLTKLLQKALEVVDVRVLDHIIVGDGDPLSMAEYGWL from the coding sequence ATGAGTATTCGCGATTGGCCTGTGGCGGAACGTCCACGGGAGAAACTTTTGGAATGGGGCGCGGCAAGCCTGTCGGATGCCGAGCTGTTGGCGATCTTCCTGCGTACCGGGGTTTCCGGCAAAAGCGCGGTCGACTTGGCACGCCATTTGTTGGCGCAATTCGGTGGCCTTCGCCCATTGTTGGAGGCCAGCCAGACGCTGTTCAGCAGGCATTTGGGGCTGGGGCCGGCGAAATTTGCTCAGTTGCAGGCCGTGCTGGAAATGTCCCGGCGCCATATGGCCGAAAGCCTGCGCAAGGAGTCGGTGCTGGAAAGCCCCTTGGCCGTGCGCGATTACCTCAAGGCGTTGTTGCGTCATGAGCCCCACGAGATCTTCGGCTGCCTGTTTCTCGACTCAAAGCACCGGGTGCTGGGCTTCGAGGCGTTGTTCCAGGGCACCATTGATGCTGCCGTGGTTTATCCCCGGCAAGTGGTCAAGCGCGCACTTGAGTACAACGCGGCAGCATTGATCCTGTGCCACAACCATCCTTCGGGGAGCGTCGAGCCGAGTGCGGCTGATCGAAAATTGACCAAGTTGCTGCAAAAGGCCTTGGAAGTCGTGGATGTGCGGGTGCTGGATCACATCATCGTGGGCGATGGCGACCCGCTGTCGATGGCGGAATACGGGTGGCTGTAG